A region of Blattabacterium cuenoti STAT DNA encodes the following proteins:
- the dut gene encoding dUTP diphosphatase encodes MCIIIKIVNISSNPLPNYGTKGSSGMDLRAFLKNDITIYSMEKKIIKTGLFIEIPIGYEGQIRSRSGLALNHGITVLNDPGTIDSDYRGEIKILLLNLSKNPFLIKNGNRIAQIIFSKHEEIKWNSNLN; translated from the coding sequence ATGTGTATTATTATAAAAATAGTAAATATTTCATCTAATCCTTTGCCTAATTATGGAACAAAAGGTTCTTCTGGTATGGATTTAAGAGCATTTTTAAAAAATGATATTACAATTTATTCTATGGAAAAAAAAATTATAAAAACAGGTTTATTTATTGAAATTCCTATAGGTTACGAAGGACAAATTCGCTCTAGAAGTGGGTTAGCTTTAAATCATGGAATTACCGTATTAAATGATCCAGGAACCATAGATTCAGATTACAGAGGAGAAATAAAAATTTTATTATTGAATTTATCTAAAAACCCATTTCTTATAAAAAATGGGAATAGAATTGCTCAAATTATATTTTCTAAACATGAAGAAATAAAATGGAATTCTAATTTGAATTAA
- a CDS encoding VRR-NUC domain-containing protein — MKNWYKNFLGKEQLLHSSVCDYLDYKYPHIFYFHPHNESKRSFYERFLIKVMRLRPGMPDLLVPMPNFKKGITGMALEFKIKPNKLTRNQIKIMNILNSYNWNVNICYSFDQAKIYIDQYLKN, encoded by the coding sequence ATGAAAAATTGGTATAAAAATTTTTTAGGAAAAGAACAATTGTTACATAGTTCTGTTTGTGATTACTTGGATTATAAATATCCTCATATATTTTATTTTCATCCACATAATGAATCTAAAAGGAGTTTTTATGAAAGATTTCTTATTAAAGTAATGAGATTAAGACCAGGAATGCCTGATTTATTAGTTCCTATGCCTAATTTTAAAAAAGGAATAACGGGGATGGCTTTAGAATTCAAAATAAAACCAAATAAATTAACTAGAAATCAAATCAAAATTATGAATATATTAAACTCATATAATTGGAATGTAAATATTTGTTATTCTTTTGATCAAGCAAAAATTTATATAGATCAATATTTGAAAAATTAA
- the pyrF gene encoding orotidine-5'-phosphate decarboxylase, with protein sequence MEKKEKFFLEIYNLGIIKFGNFTLKSGMNTPIYIDFRPIASRPNLLIKLSDLLIHNVPSYDFELICGVPYAALPIATTLSLRSKIPLIIKRKENKGYGTKRMIEGIYKAGQNCLIIEDVITSGDSLLKTIIDLEKEGLIIKNIMSILDREQGGIENIKKKGYNIRTLFRIKEVFKILKNKSFLKKKEIHMIQFFLKKNNTKNIQNKRISYEEKKEKISHPIGKKLIDITLKKKTNLIVSADLIDTKNILKLVNLIGDRICGLKLHVDIINDFSYSFINYLKKISEEKNFLLLEDRKLGDVSSTNSLQLHYGIHKISSWADIVTVHLLAGSMSIQNLNIPSNMGLITISEMSSYGKLSNDNYIRKVLNISLKNPEVIGTVAQRKVDDRLLLFTPGIHFYKKENNVGNRYIHPIQAFKEKGSDFIIVGKAIFLSENPKMMAEEYRNAGWKAYENEL encoded by the coding sequence ATGGAAAAAAAAGAAAAATTCTTCTTAGAAATTTATAATTTAGGAATTATAAAATTTGGAAATTTTACACTAAAAAGTGGAATGAACACCCCTATATATATAGATTTTCGTCCAATAGCTTCTAGACCAAATTTATTAATTAAGTTATCGGATTTACTCATTCATAATGTTCCATCTTATGATTTTGAACTAATTTGTGGAGTTCCATATGCCGCTTTGCCTATAGCAACTACTTTATCTTTAAGATCCAAAATACCGCTAATTATTAAGAGAAAAGAAAATAAAGGATATGGAACGAAACGAATGATTGAAGGAATATATAAAGCAGGACAAAATTGCCTGATTATAGAAGATGTTATTACAAGTGGAGATAGTTTGCTAAAAACCATAATAGACCTTGAAAAAGAAGGATTAATAATTAAAAATATTATGTCAATTCTTGATAGAGAACAAGGAGGAATAGAAAACATAAAAAAAAAAGGATATAATATTCGAACTTTATTTCGAATAAAAGAAGTTTTTAAAATATTAAAAAATAAATCTTTTTTAAAAAAAAAAGAAATACATATGATTCAATTTTTTTTAAAAAAAAATAATACAAAAAATATTCAAAATAAACGGATTTCTTATGAAGAAAAAAAAGAAAAAATTTCTCATCCTATAGGAAAAAAACTTATAGATATTACATTAAAAAAAAAAACAAATTTAATAGTTTCAGCCGATTTAATTGATACTAAAAATATTTTAAAATTAGTCAATTTAATTGGAGATAGAATTTGTGGATTAAAACTTCATGTAGATATTATAAATGATTTTTCATATTCATTTATAAATTATCTTAAAAAAATTTCTGAAGAAAAAAATTTTTTATTATTAGAAGATAGAAAATTAGGTGACGTTAGTTCTACAAATAGTCTTCAATTACATTACGGAATACACAAAATTTCTTCCTGGGCAGATATCGTTACTGTTCATCTACTTGCTGGAAGTATGAGTATTCAAAACTTGAATATTCCTTCTAATATGGGGTTAATTACAATATCTGAAATGTCTTCTTATGGAAAATTATCTAATGATAATTACATCAGAAAAGTACTAAATATTTCTTTAAAAAACCCAGAAGTAATTGGAACTGTAGCTCAAAGAAAAGTAGATGATCGATTGCTATTGTTTACTCCTGGTATTCATTTTTATAAAAAAGAAAATAATGTAGGAAATAGATATATTCACCCAATTCAAGCCTTTAAAGAAAAAGGAAGTGATTTTATTATTGTAGGAAAAGCTATTTTTTTATCTGAAAATCCAAAAATGATGGCAGAAGAATATAGAAATGCAGGATGGAAAGCTTATGAAAATGAACTTTAA
- a CDS encoding ribonuclease HI, with amino-acid sequence MNKKIHIYTDGSSKGNPGPGGYGVFIETFFGNFYNRKIISEGFRYTTNNRMELLSVIVGLEKIKNKKQNIVVFTDSKYIINTVQNKWIDKWKKNNFQNKKNVDLWKRFLNLFYKHSVIFHWIKSHNYHYINDYCDRLSAIASKNEKLKIDYIYEKYR; translated from the coding sequence GTGAATAAAAAAATTCATATTTATACTGACGGTTCTTCAAAAGGAAATCCTGGACCAGGAGGATATGGAGTTTTTATAGAAACATTTTTTGGAAATTTTTATAACAGAAAAATAATTTCTGAAGGATTTCGTTATACAACGAATAACAGAATGGAATTACTATCAGTGATAGTAGGGTTAGAAAAAATAAAAAATAAAAAACAAAATATTGTTGTTTTTACTGATTCTAAATACATAATAAATACTGTACAAAATAAATGGATCGATAAATGGAAAAAAAATAATTTTCAAAATAAAAAAAATGTAGATTTATGGAAAAGATTTTTAAATTTATTTTACAAACATTCTGTAATATTTCATTGGATAAAAAGTCATAATTATCATTATATAAACGACTATTGTGATCGATTATCTGCAATTGCGTCTAAAAATGAAAAATTAAAAATAGATTATATTTATGAAAAATATAGATAG
- a CDS encoding deaminase yields MSNGYNRTPNGFDNLCEDYNGNTKWYVLHAEANAILKMSSSFLSCKGASIYITHFPCKECCKLIYLSNLKRVIYLYEKNDEEFYFLKKLKIEIKKLIKIS; encoded by the coding sequence ATATCTAACGGATACAACCGGACTCCAAATGGATTTGATAATCTTTGTGAAGATTATAATGGAAATACCAAATGGTATGTTCTTCATGCAGAAGCAAATGCAATATTAAAAATGTCTTCTTCTTTTTTATCTTGTAAAGGAGCGTCCATCTATATTACTCATTTTCCATGTAAAGAATGTTGTAAACTAATTTATTTATCTAATCTAAAAAGAGTTATTTATTTGTATGAAAAAAATGATGAAGAATTTTATTTTTTAAAAAAATTAAAAATTGAAATAAAAAAACTAATTAAAATTTCATAA
- a CDS encoding lysophospholipid acyltransferase family protein, whose product MKIIRISLILLWRTWFFFINIFLIPLWAGASIPFLFKKKHYPIAYWFHQMWARSNLFLMGFWYVLEKEKEIIDKNQQYIIISNHSSIMDIMLIYSLMKNHPFVFVGKAELAKLPFFGFVYKKSNILIDRKNLSSCIQVFKKIEDKVDSGKSVCIFPEGGVPNSYIFLDHFKSGAFFTAIFKKIPILPFTIADIKTKFPSFSTIKGSPGKIRIKQHHSISTKNLSLKDKNSLKEKCFNLIKCQLEKFEREK is encoded by the coding sequence ATGAAAATTATACGAATATCATTAATATTGTTATGGCGTACATGGTTTTTTTTTATCAATATATTTTTAATCCCTTTATGGGCAGGTGCATCTATTCCATTTTTATTTAAAAAAAAACATTATCCTATTGCATATTGGTTTCACCAAATGTGGGCTAGAAGTAATCTTTTCCTTATGGGTTTTTGGTATGTTTTAGAGAAGGAAAAAGAGATTATAGATAAAAATCAACAATATATAATTATAAGCAATCATAGTTCCATTATGGATATTATGTTAATTTACTCTTTGATGAAAAATCATCCTTTCGTTTTTGTAGGAAAAGCAGAATTAGCTAAACTTCCTTTCTTTGGATTTGTTTATAAAAAAAGCAATATTCTTATTGATAGGAAAAACTTATCAAGTTGTATACAAGTATTTAAAAAAATAGAAGATAAAGTAGATTCTGGAAAAAGTGTTTGTATTTTTCCAGAAGGTGGTGTTCCCAACTCATATATTTTTTTGGATCATTTTAAGAGTGGAGCTTTTTTTACCGCTATCTTCAAAAAAATCCCTATTCTCCCTTTTACAATCGCTGATATAAAAACAAAATTTCCTAGTTTTTCTACTATAAAAGGAAGCCCCGGTAAAATAAGGATTAAACAACATCATTCTATCTCAACTAAAAATTTATCATTAAAAGATAAGAATTCTTTAAAAGAAAAATGTTTTAATTTAATCAAATGTCAACTAGAAAAATTTGAACGTGAAAAATAA
- the fbp gene encoding class 1 fructose-bisphosphatase, with product MYTLGEFIIKKNRYCFSSSTETLLRLFSSIKLAAKAIHKEVNKAGLTEKMGDSGITNIQGENQKKLDEFAHKAFIKAFKNRNVVCGIASEERKNFIIIKEKKENILKNQYIVLIDPLDGSSNIDVNISIGTIFSVYMRKSSIKMNLTIEDFLQKGNQQVLAGYIMYGSSTILVYSSGNGVHGFTLDPSFGTFYLSHSNIIFPKMGKIYSINEGNSEKFPNGIRKYIKFCKEKKENRPYTARYIGSLVGDFHRNLIQGGIYIYPKTDSSPKGKLRLLYECNPMAFLSEQAGGKASDGKQRILDIEPTKLHQRTPFVCGPIGMVSKLEEFMYCEYD from the coding sequence ATGTATACATTAGGAGAATTTATTATAAAAAAAAATAGATATTGCTTTTCATCTTCAACCGAAACATTACTACGATTATTTAGCTCTATAAAATTAGCTGCTAAAGCAATACATAAAGAAGTAAATAAAGCGGGTTTAACAGAAAAAATGGGGGATTCTGGTATTACTAATATTCAAGGAGAAAATCAAAAAAAATTGGATGAATTCGCTCATAAAGCTTTTATAAAAGCTTTTAAAAATAGAAATGTTGTTTGTGGAATAGCTTCTGAAGAAAGAAAAAATTTTATAATAATAAAAGAAAAAAAAGAAAATATTTTAAAAAATCAATATATTGTTTTAATAGATCCATTAGATGGGTCTTCTAATATAGATGTAAATATATCGATTGGAACTATATTTTCTGTATACATGAGGAAATCTTCTATTAAAATGAATTTGACAATAGAAGATTTTTTACAAAAAGGGAATCAACAAGTCCTTGCAGGATATATTATGTATGGATCTTCTACTATATTGGTCTATAGTTCCGGAAACGGAGTACACGGTTTTACTTTGGATCCTTCATTTGGAACGTTTTATTTATCTCATTCTAATATTATCTTTCCTAAAATGGGAAAAATTTATTCTATTAATGAAGGAAATTCTGAAAAATTTCCTAATGGAATCAGAAAATATATTAAATTTTGTAAAGAAAAAAAGGAGAACCGCCCTTATACTGCAAGATATATTGGTTCTTTAGTTGGTGATTTTCATAGAAATCTGATACAAGGAGGTATATATATTTATCCCAAAACGGATTCTTCTCCAAAAGGAAAATTAAGACTTCTTTATGAATGTAATCCTATGGCTTTTTTATCTGAACAAGCTGGAGGAAAAGCTTCTGATGGAAAACAACGAATCTTAGATATAGAACCCACTAAATTACATCAAAGAACTCCATTTGTTTGTGGTCCTATAGGAATGGTTTCCAAATTAGAAGAGTTTATGTATTGTGAATATGATTGA
- a CDS encoding DUF1599 domain-containing protein yields MNIKNNIDTSIQYDAILRKCRTFLKKKLIENLQKKDINNILFLKIKNNKWIDVINLSIIAIIFYKKNIINMEIFFLRKNNIDIHNYYDIYTKKAKLLMIKKNFDYKEAWKIMDFSSIKDIIFQKLFRIQNMEKNLQDINNSYEKIYDNYIDILNYSIFMLIKIEK; encoded by the coding sequence ATGAATATTAAAAATAATATTGATACTTCTATTCAATATGATGCGATTTTAAGGAAATGTAGAACTTTTTTAAAAAAAAAATTAATTGAAAACCTTCAAAAAAAAGATATAAATAATATTCTTTTTTTGAAGATTAAAAACAATAAATGGATAGATGTTATAAATTTATCTATTATAGCTATTATTTTTTATAAAAAAAATATTATAAATATGGAAATATTCTTTCTCAGAAAGAATAATATTGATATTCATAATTATTATGATATATATACAAAAAAGGCAAAGCTTTTAATGATCAAAAAAAATTTTGATTATAAAGAAGCTTGGAAAATTATGGATTTTTCTTCTATAAAAGATATAATTTTTCAAAAATTGTTTAGGATTCAAAATATGGAAAAAAATTTACAAGATATAAACAATTCTTATGAAAAAATTTATGATAATTATATAGATATATTAAATTATAGTATTTTCATGTTAATCAAAATAGAAAAATAG
- a CDS encoding TrmH family RNA methyltransferase, with protein sequence MKKIYNIQNTKIKDLIKIYNKKNCMNIFFVEGIKEFEMAVKGNFLPKKIFICEKIFHNYDIIQLFYSITFIISTKIFKKLAYRENSGGIIALFKEKKYLNQLKNIKVYDKNSSLILILDGIEKPGNIGAMLRIADAANINMIILCNIKTYVYNSNIIRCSLGSLFTRKIFMEKIESIIYWLQKNRIKIITTGFKKHKKAIDLYHTQFSHNNTAIVFGSESKGVSNLWLEKANEIITIPMFGNIDSLNVSNAMSIIIYEMIRQRNYTI encoded by the coding sequence ATGAAAAAAATATACAATATTCAAAATACAAAAATTAAAGATTTGATAAAAATTTACAACAAAAAAAATTGTATGAATATTTTTTTTGTTGAAGGAATAAAAGAATTTGAAATGGCTGTAAAAGGAAATTTTTTACCCAAAAAAATATTTATATGCGAAAAAATATTTCATAATTATGATATAATTCAGTTATTTTATTCCATTACTTTTATTATTAGTACAAAAATTTTTAAAAAATTAGCGTATAGAGAAAATTCAGGTGGAATTATTGCTTTATTTAAAGAAAAAAAATATCTAAATCAATTAAAAAACATCAAAGTTTATGATAAAAATTCTTCCTTAATACTTATTTTAGACGGAATAGAAAAACCTGGAAATATAGGCGCTATGTTAAGAATAGCTGATGCGGCAAATATTAACATGATAATATTATGTAACATAAAAACTTATGTATATAATTCTAATATTATTAGATGTAGTTTAGGGAGTCTTTTTACAAGAAAAATTTTCATGGAAAAAATCGAATCAATTATCTATTGGTTACAAAAAAACAGAATAAAAATTATTACAACAGGATTTAAAAAACATAAGAAAGCTATAGATTTATATCATACTCAATTTTCTCATAATAATACAGCTATTGTTTTTGGTTCTGAAAGTAAGGGTGTATCTAATCTATGGTTAGAAAAAGCTAATGAGATTATAACTATTCCTATGTTTGGAAATATAGACTCGTTAAATGTCAGTAATGCAATGTCTATAATCATATATGAAATGATTAGACAAAGAAATTATACTATATAA
- a CDS encoding ribonuclease P protein component yields the protein MIENLIQKKKIFEELIKNGKYLFEYPILSIFLLKKIDNEKNLSPNLIGILVKKIFFKKSVHRNRIRRLLKASFFLNKSIIENYIKNQKFYIIFIYKAFYLPEFNNINKSVIKTFNKITKNYY from the coding sequence ATGATTGAAAATTTAATTCAAAAAAAAAAAATTTTTGAAGAATTAATAAAAAATGGAAAATATTTGTTTGAATATCCTATTTTATCTATTTTTTTATTAAAAAAAATAGATAATGAAAAAAATTTATCCCCAAATTTAATTGGAATTTTAGTAAAAAAGATTTTTTTTAAAAAATCAGTTCATAGAAATAGAATAAGACGTTTATTAAAAGCGTCTTTTTTTTTGAATAAGTCAATTATTGAAAATTATATTAAAAATCAAAAATTTTATATAATTTTTATTTATAAGGCTTTTTATTTACCTGAATTTAATAATATAAATAAATCTGTTATAAAAACTTTCAATAAAATAACAAAAAATTATTACTGA
- a CDS encoding ribonucleotide-diphosphate reductase subunit beta: protein MSITKDRLNFKPFEYQWAYDYWFKQQNAHWLHTEINMQSDIHDWNENLSFQEKNVIGDILKGFTQTETEVGNYWSEMIPRWFPIPEIKMMGQTFGSFETIHAVAYSYLNDILGLDDFHAFLKDEATMNKLKILMDIRKSPHGQYDEKEIARSIALFSAAAEGIQLFSSFAVLLSFRKSNRLKGIGQQIIFSVRDESLHSEAGCKIFRTLCEENKGLKKSVEKLVYQGIDLALKNEFIFIDQIFGKGDLSTIKREDLKNFMKDRANMKLRELGLNDSYPINKNMLSNMDWFYITISGEQQTDFFDNRETGYSKPNEDWNDDLFISSNLKDISDKKKKSEDKILKILLENKKENLGGSECISCES, encoded by the coding sequence ATGAGTATTACGAAAGATCGTTTAAATTTTAAACCATTTGAATATCAGTGGGCATATGATTATTGGTTTAAACAACAAAATGCACATTGGTTACATACAGAGATTAATATGCAATCGGATATTCATGATTGGAATGAAAATTTATCTTTTCAGGAAAAAAATGTAATTGGAGATATCTTAAAAGGATTTACTCAAACGGAAACAGAAGTAGGAAATTATTGGTCAGAGATGATTCCTAGATGGTTTCCTATTCCTGAAATAAAAATGATGGGACAAACTTTTGGATCATTTGAAACAATTCATGCTGTAGCTTATTCTTATCTGAATGATATTTTGGGTTTGGATGATTTTCATGCTTTTTTAAAAGATGAAGCTACAATGAATAAATTGAAAATTTTAATGGATATTAGAAAAAGTCCTCATGGTCAATATGATGAAAAAGAAATTGCAAGAAGTATCGCTTTGTTTTCTGCAGCTGCAGAAGGAATACAATTATTTTCTTCTTTTGCAGTTTTACTTTCTTTTAGAAAATCAAATCGTTTAAAAGGAATAGGTCAACAAATTATTTTTTCTGTTAGAGATGAGTCTTTACATTCGGAAGCAGGATGTAAAATTTTTCGGACTCTTTGTGAAGAAAATAAAGGATTAAAGAAATCAGTTGAAAAACTTGTTTATCAAGGAATAGATTTAGCATTGAAAAATGAATTTATTTTTATTGATCAAATATTTGGAAAAGGGGATCTTTCTACTATTAAAAGAGAAGATCTTAAAAATTTTATGAAAGATAGAGCAAATATGAAATTGAGAGAATTAGGGTTGAATGATTCATATCCTATTAATAAAAATATGTTATCTAATATGGATTGGTTTTATATAACGATATCTGGAGAACAACAAACTGATTTTTTTGATAATCGTGAAACAGGATATAGTAAACCCAATGAAGATTGGAATGATGATCTTTTTATTTCTTCTAATTTAAAAGATATTTCTGATAAGAAAAAGAAATCAGAAGATAAAATATTAAAAATTTTATTAGAGAATAAAAAGGAAAATTTGGGAGGATCCGAATGTATTTCTTGTGAATCTTAA
- a CDS encoding MarC family protein → MEWINSLISCFMILFSIIDILGNAPIIMGFKSKGNIIETKKIIISSLVIFLSFLFLGQPMLKLIGVDIHSFSVAGSIVLFLIGLEMILGIDIHKITENAQTSIVPISFPLIAGPGSLTTLISLRTTYDINIILLSLILNMIVVYFVIDRCDFIAKKIGSNGLDILKKIFGIVLLAFAVKIFGANATQLFQ, encoded by the coding sequence ATGGAATGGATCAATTCATTAATTAGTTGTTTCATGATACTTTTTAGTATTATAGATATATTAGGTAATGCTCCCATAATTATGGGTTTTAAATCAAAAGGGAATATTATAGAAACTAAAAAAATTATAATTTCTTCTCTTGTAATATTTTTATCTTTTCTTTTTTTAGGACAACCTATGCTTAAGCTCATTGGAGTTGATATACATTCCTTTTCTGTAGCGGGATCTATAGTATTATTTTTAATTGGTTTAGAAATGATATTGGGAATAGATATTCACAAAATTACAGAAAATGCTCAAACTTCTATTGTACCAATTTCCTTTCCACTTATAGCTGGGCCTGGATCTTTAACAACTTTAATTTCATTAAGAACAACTTACGACATAAACATTATTCTTTTATCTCTTATTTTGAATATGATAGTTGTCTATTTTGTAATAGATAGATGTGATTTTATAGCAAAAAAAATAGGATCTAATGGATTAGATATTTTAAAGAAAATATTTGGAATTGTTTTATTAGCTTTTGCGGTAAAAATTTTTGGAGCTAATGCTACTCAATTATTTCAGTAA
- a CDS encoding urease subunit gamma produces the protein MHLTYYEKEKILLHMAGELAKKRLKRGLKLNYPESLALITHYVMEGARDGKTVKDLMYEAGNILNDEQVMDGVYELLNSVQVEATFPDGTKLVTVHHPIKKNRKKNSNLIPGQYDLLKEEIVFFPGRSRIKRIVSNTGTRPIQVGSHFHFYETNSALLFDRKGTKKYKLDIPSGRSIRFEPGETKEVILVEIGGNKKIYGFSGKENTTI, from the coding sequence ATGCATTTAACTTATTATGAAAAGGAAAAAATTCTCCTACACATGGCTGGAGAATTAGCAAAAAAACGTTTAAAAAGAGGATTAAAATTGAATTATCCTGAATCTTTGGCTTTAATCACTCATTACGTAATGGAAGGGGCTCGTGATGGTAAAACAGTAAAAGACCTCATGTATGAAGCAGGAAATATTCTGAATGATGAACAAGTTATGGATGGAGTGTACGAATTACTAAACAGTGTTCAAGTGGAAGCTACATTTCCTGATGGAACAAAACTAGTTACTGTACATCATCCCATAAAAAAAAATAGAAAAAAAAATTCTAATTTGATTCCGGGACAATATGATCTTTTAAAAGAAGAAATTGTTTTTTTTCCTGGAAGATCTCGTATAAAAAGAATCGTTTCTAATACGGGAACTCGTCCAATTCAAGTAGGATCTCATTTTCATTTTTATGAAACTAATTCTGCTCTTCTTTTCGATAGAAAAGGAACTAAAAAATATAAACTTGATATTCCTTCTGGAAGGTCTATTCGTTTTGAACCAGGAGAAACAAAAGAAGTCATTTTAGTAGAAATTGGAGGAAATAAAAAAATTTATGGATTTTCAGGAAAAGAAAACACAACTATATGA
- the ureC gene encoding urease subunit alpha, protein MKRINRASYASMYGPTKGDKIRLGDTSLWIEIEKDYTIYGDECVFGGGKVIRDGMGQHPFATRDEGVLDLVLVNAIIIDYWGIIKADIGIKNGVIVGIGKSGNPYFMDGITPNMYIGAGTEVISSENMIITAGSVDSHVHYICPQLFEVALESGTTTIIGGGSGPATGTIATNCTSGVWNIQRMLKSTDHIPINFIFLASGNSSHPEALIEQIKAGAGGLKIHEDWGSTLHVIDQCLNVAEKLDVQVNIHTDSLNESGYIEDTLKTFKNRTIHMYHTEGAGGGHTPDLLKVISFSNILPSSTSPTMPYTCNTIDEHLDMLMICHHLDSNLPEDVAFAKARIRSETISAEGVLHDIGAISMTSSDSQAMGRIGEIVKRTWQTADKMKKERGPINDDHLKNDNFRVKRYISKYTINPAITHGISEYVGSIHVGKMADLVLWKPSFFGVKPELVIKSGMIVYASMGDPNATIPTPQPFMYRKMFGYFEPKLSSVFVSTNAINNGFFEKNEIKKQIKIVKGCRTLSKKNMILNGDISNLEVDPKTYNVYINGEKIISHPSDVLPLSQRYFLF, encoded by the coding sequence ATGAAAAGAATAAATAGAGCATCTTATGCAAGTATGTATGGACCTACTAAAGGAGATAAAATTCGTTTAGGAGATACTTCTTTATGGATTGAAATAGAAAAAGATTATACCATTTATGGAGATGAATGTGTTTTTGGTGGAGGAAAAGTTATTAGAGATGGAATGGGCCAACATCCATTTGCAACAAGAGATGAAGGTGTTTTAGATTTAGTATTAGTTAATGCTATTATTATAGATTATTGGGGGATTATAAAAGCGGATATAGGAATTAAAAATGGCGTTATCGTAGGAATAGGAAAATCTGGAAATCCATATTTTATGGATGGAATTACTCCTAATATGTATATTGGAGCAGGAACTGAAGTTATTTCTTCAGAAAATATGATTATAACTGCTGGAAGTGTAGATAGTCATGTTCATTATATATGTCCACAATTATTTGAAGTTGCATTAGAAAGCGGAACAACAACTATTATTGGTGGAGGATCAGGCCCTGCTACTGGAACTATAGCTACAAATTGTACTTCAGGTGTATGGAATATTCAAAGAATGTTAAAAAGTACAGATCATATTCCTATTAATTTTATTTTTCTTGCTAGTGGAAATAGTTCTCATCCTGAAGCTTTAATAGAACAAATAAAAGCTGGAGCAGGTGGACTAAAAATACATGAAGATTGGGGGAGTACTTTACATGTTATAGATCAATGTTTAAATGTAGCAGAAAAATTAGATGTACAAGTTAATATTCATACAGATTCTCTAAATGAATCAGGTTATATAGAAGACACTTTAAAAACATTTAAAAATCGAACGATTCATATGTATCATACAGAAGGAGCTGGCGGAGGGCATACTCCTGATTTATTAAAAGTGATATCGTTTTCCAATATTTTACCCTCATCAACAAGTCCTACTATGCCTTATACTTGTAATACTATAGATGAACACCTAGACATGTTAATGATTTGTCATCATTTGGATTCTAATTTACCAGAGGATGTTGCTTTTGCAAAAGCACGAATTAGATCTGAGACTATTAGTGCGGAAGGAGTTTTACATGATATAGGAGCTATTAGTATGACTAGTTCAGATTCTCAAGCTATGGGAAGAATAGGTGAAATAGTAAAACGAACATGGCAAACAGCTGATAAAATGAAAAAAGAAAGAGGTCCTATTAATGATGATCATCTAAAAAATGATAATTTTAGAGTGAAAAGATATATTTCAAAATATACTATAAATCCTGCTATTACACATGGTATTTCTGAATATGTTGGATCAATTCATGTTGGAAAAATGGCTGATTTAGTATTATGGAAACCATCTTTTTTCGGAGTAAAACCAGAATTAGTTATAAAAAGTGGAATGATTGTTTATGCAAGTATGGGTGATCCTAATGCTACAATACCTACACCTCAACCGTTTATGTATCGAAAAATGTTTGGATATTTTGAACCAAAATTAAGTAGTGTTTTTGTTTCAACAAATGCAATTAATAATGGGTTTTTTGAAAAAAATGAAATTAAAAAACAAATAAAAATTGTAAAAGGATGTCGTACTTTATCCAAAAAAAACATGATATTAAATGGAGATATTTCAAATTTAGAAGTAGATCCAAAAACTTATAATGTTTATATAAATGGAGAAAAAATAATTTCTCATCCCTCTGATGTTTTACCACTTTCTCAAAGATATTTTTTATTCTAA